One window of Geotoga petraea genomic DNA carries:
- a CDS encoding class I SAM-dependent methyltransferase encodes MTHSIKWIFTTSHKPNKEQIDKAYKLSKEYKSKYRNRRHIRDIDKENGMFIVERDFTVKFADKNSEIFYHPSISKIRYNNYESSENDYLIKTIDATPEATVLDLTMGLGSEALFMANYVKEVTGVEASFPLYLVVKEGLNNYNFKQEWMKKASKKIKIINDNYKNILMNIEDNSYDVVYCDPMFENPQMKSSPLNSIRQLAVYDKISQEDFEHMVRIAKKRVVIKARENDSLWDKFTFDEKVGSKNSGVYFGVIKIK; translated from the coding sequence GTGACACATTCTATCAAATGGATCTTCACAACTTCCCACAAACCAAATAAAGAACAAATTGATAAAGCTTATAAACTATCAAAAGAATATAAATCAAAATACAGGAATAGAAGACATATTAGAGATATTGACAAGGAAAATGGAATGTTTATAGTTGAAAGAGATTTTACTGTAAAATTTGCCGATAAAAATAGTGAAATTTTTTATCACCCTTCTATATCTAAGATAAGATATAACAACTATGAATCTTCAGAAAACGATTATTTGATAAAAACAATAGATGCAACTCCTGAAGCAACTGTTTTAGATTTGACCATGGGATTAGGAAGCGAAGCTCTATTTATGGCTAATTATGTTAAAGAAGTTACTGGAGTAGAAGCTTCTTTCCCTTTATATTTAGTTGTTAAAGAAGGATTGAATAATTATAATTTTAAGCAAGAATGGATGAAAAAAGCTTCAAAAAAAATTAAGATCATTAATGATAATTATAAAAATATTTTAATGAATATTGAAGATAACTCCTACGACGTAGTTTATTGCGATCCTATGTTTGAAAATCCACAAATGAAGTCTTCGCCACTTAATTCCATAAGACAGTTAGCTGTATATGACAAGATTTCACAAGAAGATTTTGAGCATATGGTGAGAATAGCTAAAAAAAGAGTTGTTATAAAAGCAAGAGAAAATGATAGTTTGTGGGATAAATTTACTTTTGATGAAAAAGTAGGGAGCAAAAATAGTGGAGTATATTTTGGTGTGATAAAAATAAAATGA
- a CDS encoding carbohydrate ABC transporter permease, protein MTYNNFLKFLTKIIIYILVAGGAFIMILPFAWMIMTSLKTDGEVNSWPPTWTSKNFLSERELNVEVTPSTISTRGTLNLSEFRSLSNNKRFDENKIVYYINDDAVRRGTISLNYDDIDYASKEDLQIIYDEIDEIKKDFDLTPTLKGILEYEEKSVESFEKIYFKLYSKTDGYFKKTSIGNSIKSDINSAIRFIDNMINNNINRLPYLRTSENTPASQKEYIENRKDYLINYLNSLKNELESMKNFFDENSRGIGIIKQDEASLFLNKLNDYLSMVEIFDEDDILYRANSLIMNNLQEPFALNFNSLKTFDRITSSFNKIQKNNIDKLSISFKVPTTQMMYENFIEALENSDFNPQLKELVLNLVEESNIESLKDLVTTEIENEMIDQISNNLADESSEVSIYGNILRNLSENEGNLENYKYILSLNNAQFLENQLPEKKEELERILGMRKSYDHFINEFSSFYSDSTSEAKIIEKNQYVDKILYKENSKIEIYLNGIISSWLLDENPASNAEFSFSEVFKNIFQNYVTAWNAAPFSQYYINTVLMATTTTVFEIIIASMAAFAFAKLNFWGKNLIFTIFLATMMVPGEVLLVPNYITISRFQWLDSYYALIVPWIVSVFAIFLLRQQFMTVPNDLWDAAKIDGSSSWRFLWTVMVPLSRPAILTGALLKFVGSWNAFLWVLIVTKSPEMRTLAVGLQTFRSESGEIYNLLMAASTFSMIPIVIIFIFLQRYFVEGIAKSGLKG, encoded by the coding sequence ATGACATATAATAACTTTCTTAAATTTTTAACAAAAATAATTATATATATATTAGTTGCTGGTGGGGCTTTTATTATGATTTTGCCTTTTGCATGGATGATTATGACTTCTTTAAAAACCGATGGAGAAGTAAATTCATGGCCACCAACCTGGACATCTAAAAACTTTTTATCGGAAAGAGAACTGAATGTTGAAGTTACACCTTCTACGATTTCAACAAGAGGGACATTGAATCTTTCTGAGTTTAGATCTTTATCAAATAACAAGAGATTTGATGAAAATAAAATTGTTTATTATATAAATGATGATGCAGTTAGGAGAGGAACGATTTCATTAAATTATGATGATATTGATTATGCTTCAAAAGAGGATTTACAAATAATATATGATGAAATTGACGAAATAAAAAAGGATTTTGATCTAACGCCTACTTTAAAAGGCATATTAGAATACGAAGAAAAAAGTGTAGAAAGTTTTGAAAAAATCTATTTTAAATTATATTCAAAAACAGATGGTTATTTCAAAAAAACTTCTATTGGCAATTCAATTAAGTCGGATATTAATTCAGCCATAAGGTTTATAGATAATATGATAAATAACAATATAAATAGATTACCATATCTAAGAACTTCAGAAAATACCCCTGCTTCACAAAAAGAATATATCGAAAATAGGAAAGACTATTTAATAAACTATCTTAATTCTTTGAAAAATGAATTGGAATCAATGAAAAACTTTTTTGACGAAAATTCTCGTGGAATAGGCATAATAAAACAAGATGAAGCCAGTTTATTCCTAAATAAATTGAATGATTATTTATCTATGGTTGAAATTTTTGATGAAGACGATATTTTATATAGAGCTAATAGCCTAATAATGAACAATCTTCAAGAACCGTTTGCACTAAATTTTAATTCATTAAAAACATTTGATAGAATTACAAGTTCTTTTAATAAAATACAAAAAAATAATATTGATAAATTGAGTATTTCATTCAAAGTTCCAACAACGCAAATGATGTATGAAAATTTTATTGAAGCCTTAGAAAATTCAGATTTTAATCCTCAATTAAAAGAATTAGTTTTAAATTTAGTTGAAGAATCTAATATTGAATCTTTAAAAGACTTAGTTACAACAGAAATTGAAAATGAAATGATTGATCAAATATCAAATAATTTGGCAGATGAAAGTTCAGAGGTCTCAATATATGGTAATATATTGAGAAACTTATCAGAAAACGAAGGTAATTTAGAAAATTATAAATACATTCTTTCTTTAAACAATGCCCAATTTTTAGAAAATCAGTTACCTGAAAAAAAAGAAGAATTAGAGAGAATTTTAGGGATGAGGAAATCTTACGATCATTTTATAAATGAATTTTCAAGTTTTTACAGTGATTCCACTTCTGAAGCTAAAATTATTGAAAAAAACCAATATGTAGATAAAATTTTATATAAAGAAAATTCTAAAATAGAAATATATCTGAACGGAATTATTTCGAGTTGGTTATTAGATGAAAATCCAGCCTCGAATGCTGAATTTAGCTTTTCAGAGGTATTCAAAAATATATTTCAAAATTATGTAACTGCATGGAATGCAGCACCATTTTCACAATATTATATAAATACTGTTTTAATGGCTACTACAACAACCGTATTTGAAATTATAATAGCAAGTATGGCTGCTTTTGCTTTTGCAAAGCTAAACTTTTGGGGTAAAAATTTGATTTTTACCATTTTTCTTGCTACTATGATGGTACCAGGTGAAGTTCTTTTGGTACCCAATTATATAACTATATCAAGATTTCAGTGGTTAGACAGTTATTATGCTTTAATTGTTCCATGGATCGTAAGTGTATTTGCTATCTTTTTATTAAGGCAACAATTTATGACTGTTCCGAATGATCTTTGGGATGCAGCGAAAATAGATGGTTCTTCTTCTTGGAGATTTCTTTGGACAGTTATGGTGCCTCTGAGCAGACCAGCAATATTAACAGGTGCTTTGCTTAAGTTCGTTGGTTCTTGGAATGCATTCTTATGGGTATTAATAGTTACAAAAAGTCCAGAAATGAGAACACTAGCTGTAGGACTACAAACATTTAGAAGTGAATCTGGTGAAATATACAACTTATTGATGGCTGCTTCAACATTTTCTATGATTCCAATTGTTATTATATTTATCTTTCTTCAAAGATACTTTGTTGAAGGAATTGCAAAGAGTGGTCTGAAAGGATAA
- a CDS encoding carbohydrate ABC transporter permease, with translation MKPVNYRKARESITAYLYLLPAFVVLSIFIFWPVFYSFFLSFFKWDFQTQGNPIFIGFDNYTRLFKLDNPIEMSFDVAFFNTLLIVMVFIFLMHFLLDMKKIQNKKYKNAIKYGSFIGIAGLILTSFYSTFGIIASIILLVIYTVLLAKRFILKSPDKLMARLFIFVSVFIFAKLIGVNEIFAYISQAKQEADFVKALWNTAYYVILSTPITIFFALIIALLLNNQIKGKTFFRTIYFIPFVTSVVAVSLVWQWIFNDNGLLNYILSMFGIDRILWLKDEAYTIPTIAIISIWKLVGYYSVIFLSGLQNIDRSYYEAAEVDGASFTQKFKFITWPLLSPTTFFILIVSMINAFKVFSEIFVLYSGMPGPYNNSGLTVVYYIYDKFYSQQRMGQASAAAYVLFGVILLFTFIQLRTGNRRVHYDS, from the coding sequence TTGAAGCCTGTGAATTACAGAAAAGCTAGAGAAAGTATTACAGCTTATCTATATTTATTACCAGCATTTGTAGTTCTGTCAATATTTATTTTTTGGCCAGTTTTTTATTCTTTTTTCTTAAGTTTTTTTAAATGGGATTTTCAAACACAGGGAAACCCTATTTTTATTGGTTTTGATAATTATACAAGATTATTCAAACTTGATAACCCAATAGAAATGTCTTTTGATGTTGCATTTTTTAATACTTTATTAATTGTAATGGTTTTTATATTTTTAATGCATTTTTTGTTAGATATGAAAAAAATACAAAATAAAAAATATAAAAATGCAATAAAATATGGATCTTTTATAGGAATAGCAGGCCTTATATTAACAAGCTTTTATTCCACATTTGGAATAATTGCATCGATTATTTTATTGGTAATTTATACGGTATTGTTAGCAAAAAGGTTTATTTTGAAAAGCCCAGATAAGCTTATGGCCCGATTATTTATATTTGTAAGTGTTTTTATTTTTGCAAAATTGATAGGAGTAAATGAAATATTTGCTTACATATCCCAGGCAAAACAAGAAGCTGATTTTGTCAAAGCTCTGTGGAATACAGCTTATTATGTTATTTTATCAACCCCGATAACAATCTTCTTTGCACTTATAATTGCTTTGTTATTGAACAATCAAATAAAAGGTAAAACATTTTTCAGAACAATTTATTTTATCCCCTTTGTAACCAGTGTTGTCGCTGTTTCTTTAGTTTGGCAATGGATATTTAATGACAACGGTTTATTGAATTATATCCTTTCAATGTTTGGTATAGATAGAATTTTGTGGTTAAAAGATGAAGCATATACTATACCAACAATAGCGATAATATCTATATGGAAATTAGTTGGATATTACTCAGTTATATTCTTGTCAGGTCTTCAAAATATAGACAGAAGTTACTACGAAGCAGCAGAAGTTGATGGTGCTAGTTTTACGCAAAAATTCAAATTTATAACTTGGCCATTATTATCCCCTACAACATTTTTCATATTGATCGTTTCTATGATTAACGCTTTCAAGGTGTTCTCTGAAATATTTGTACTTTATTCTGGAATGCCAGGGCCATATAATAATAGTGGTTTGACTGTTGTTTATTATATTTACGATAAATTCTACAGCCAACAACGTATGGGACAGGCAAGTGCTGCAGCATATGTTTTATTTGGTGTAATTCTTTTATTTACGTTTATTCAGCTAAGAACCGGTAATAGAAGAGTCCATTATGATTCATAA
- the fliI gene encoding flagellar protein export ATPase FliI, producing MKMIEFKKVLDSFEEKIEEKPYLSLEGKVSRIVGVTIESTGPDSAVGDLCKIKLKNDKEALAETVGFSDNKVLLMPFEDISGLYVGAPVKKVGHNVSIKVDDSVLGHVLDGLGRPIDDLKMNAKDNVNLYNDPPNPLLRKKIEEPISVGVKAIDGLLTLGKGQRISIMAGSGVGKSTLLGMIARNTEADINIIGLIGERGREVREFIERDLGEEGLKKSIVIVSTSDQPALMRVKALLTATSLSEYFRDKGYNVMLMVDSLTRWAMAQREIGLSIGEPPATRGYTPSVFANLPKILERAGNSSKGNMTAIYTVLVEADDINDPIGDTVRGIVDGHIVLSRKLADASHYPAIEILGSISRLMTTVSSKEHIEAARNIKEIYAIYQDAKDLIDVGAYKKGSNPKIDKSIEHIEEINQFLTQLTDEKFTYEETLKTMLDINEKIKS from the coding sequence ATGAAAATGATTGAATTTAAAAAAGTTTTGGATAGTTTTGAAGAGAAAATTGAAGAAAAACCTTATTTATCACTTGAAGGAAAAGTTTCAAGAATAGTAGGAGTTACCATTGAGTCAACAGGGCCGGATTCAGCAGTTGGAGATTTATGTAAAATAAAGTTGAAGAATGATAAAGAAGCGTTGGCTGAAACAGTAGGTTTTTCTGATAACAAAGTTTTATTGATGCCTTTTGAAGATATAAGTGGGCTATATGTTGGGGCTCCTGTAAAAAAAGTCGGACATAATGTTAGTATCAAAGTAGATGATTCTGTTTTAGGACATGTTTTGGACGGGCTTGGTAGACCTATAGATGATTTAAAAATGAACGCAAAAGATAATGTTAATTTATATAATGATCCACCAAATCCGTTGTTGAGAAAAAAAATTGAGGAACCTATTTCCGTTGGAGTTAAAGCTATTGATGGTCTGTTGACTTTAGGCAAAGGTCAAAGAATAAGCATTATGGCTGGTAGCGGAGTAGGGAAGAGTACTTTATTAGGAATGATTGCAAGGAATACCGAAGCGGATATTAATATTATAGGCCTTATTGGCGAAAGAGGAAGAGAAGTTAGAGAATTCATTGAAAGGGACCTGGGTGAAGAAGGTTTAAAAAAGTCAATAGTTATTGTATCTACTTCTGATCAACCTGCTCTCATGAGAGTGAAAGCACTGTTAACTGCAACTTCTCTAAGCGAATATTTTAGAGACAAGGGCTATAATGTTATGCTTATGGTTGACTCTTTGACGAGGTGGGCAATGGCCCAAAGAGAAATTGGATTATCTATTGGAGAACCTCCCGCTACAAGAGGTTATACACCAAGTGTTTTTGCAAATTTACCTAAAATACTCGAAAGAGCAGGTAATTCGTCGAAAGGCAATATGACAGCAATTTATACAGTTTTGGTAGAAGCTGACGATATTAATGATCCTATTGGAGACACGGTAAGAGGTATTGTAGATGGGCATATTGTTCTTTCGAGAAAACTTGCGGATGCGTCTCATTATCCAGCTATTGAAATTTTGGGAAGTATATCAAGGCTTATGACAACAGTTTCATCAAAAGAACATATAGAAGCTGCCAGAAATATCAAAGAAATTTATGCAATATATCAAGATGCAAAAGATTTAATTGATGTAGGAGCTTACAAAAAAGGATCAAATCCAAAAATAGATAAATCTATAGAACATATAGAGGAAATAAACCAATTCCTAACTCAGCTTACCGATGAAAAATTTACTTATGAAGAAACTCTTAAAACTATGTTAGATATCAATGAAAAAATAAAATCATAA